GAGATCTCCAATGAAGTGCGGGCCAAGATGGCCGAACTCAAGCAGAGCTTCCCGCAAGGCATGGACTTCAGCATCGTCTACGACCCGACCATCTTCGTCCGCGGCTCCATCGAAGCGGTGGTGCACACCCTGTTCGAAGCCCTGATCCTGGTAGTGCTGGTGGTGATCCTGTTCCTGCAGACCTGGCGTGCCTCGATCATCCCGCTGGTGGCCGTACCGGTGTCGCTGATCGGCACCTTCGCGGTGATGCACCTGTTCGGTTTCTCGCTCAATGCCCTGTCGCTGTTCGGCCTGGTGCTGGCCATCGGCATCGTGGTGGACGACGCCATCGTGGTGGTGGAGAACGTCGAACGTAACATCGGCCTGGGCCTGAACCCGGTGGAAGCCACCAAGCGTGCCATGCGTGAAGTGACCGGCCCGATCATCGCCACCGCCCTGGTGCTGTGTGCGGTGTTCGTACCGGCGGCCTTCATCAGTGGCCTGACCGGGCAGTTCTACAAGCAGTTCGCCCTGACCATCGCCATCTCCACGGTGATCTCGGCCTTCAACTCCCTGACCCTGTCGCCGGCCCTGGCCGCGGTACTGCTCAAGGAACACCATGCGCCCAAGGACCGCTTCTCGAAGATCCTCGACAAGCTGCTGGGGGGCTGGCTGTTCAAACCCTTCAACCGCTTCTTCGATCGCGCCAGCCATGGTTATGTCGGCACCGTACGCCGGGTCATCCGCGGCAGCGGCATCGCCCTGTTCCTCTATGCAGGCCTGATGGTGCTGACCTGGTTCGGCTTCGCCCACACCCCGACCGGTTTCGTCCCGGCCCAGGACAAGCAGTACCTGGTGGCCTTCGCCCAACTGCCGGACGCCGCCAGCCTGGACCGCACCGAAGACGTGATCAAGCGCATGTCCGACATCGCCCTGAAGCAGCCCGGCGTGGAAAGTGCGGTGGCCTTCCCTGGCCTTTCGATCAACGGCTTCACCAACAGCCCGAACAACGGCATCGTCTTCGTCACCTTGAAGCCCTTCGATGAGCGCAAGGACCCGAGCATGTCCGCCGGTGCCATCGCCGGTGCCCTGAACGGCAAGTACGCGGATATCCAGGACGCCTACATGGCGATCTTCCCACCGCCGCCGGTACAGGGCCTGGGAACCATCGGCGGCTTCCGCCTGCAGGTGGAGGACCGCAGCGGCCTGGGCTACGACGAGCTGTACAAGGAAGTGCAGAACGTCATCACCAAGAGCCGCAGCGTGCCGGAACTGGCCGGGCTGTTCACCAGCTACCAGGTCAACGTGCCCCAGGTGGATGCTGCCATCGACCGGGAAAAGGCCAAGACCCACGGCGTGGCGATCTCCGACATCTTCGACACCCTGCAGATCTACCTGGGTTCGCTGTATGCCAACGACTTCAACCGCTTTGGCCGCACCTACCAGGTCAACGTCCAGGCCGAGCAGCAGTTCCGTCTCGAGCCCGAGCAGATCGGCCAGCTGAAAGTGCGCAACAACAAGGGCGAGATGATCCCCCTGGCGACCTTCATCAAGGTCAGCGACACCGCAGGTCCCGACCGCGTGATGCACTACAACGGCTTCGTCACCGCGGAAATCAACGGCGCAGCGGCCCCGGGCTACAGCTCCGGGCAAGCGGAAGCGGCGATCGAGAAACTGCTCAAGGAAGAACTGCCCAACGGCATGACCTACGAATGGACCGAGCTGACCTACCAGCAGATCCTGGCCGGTAACACCGCGCTGTTCGTCTTCCCGCTCTGCGTGCTGCTGGCCTTCCTGGTGCTGGCCGCTCAGTACGAAAGCTGGAGCCTGCCACTGGCGGTGATCCTGATCGTGCCCATGACCCTGCTGTCGGCCATTACCGGGGTGATCGTCTCCGGGGGCGACAACAACATCTTCACCCAGATCGGCCTGATCGTTCTGGTGGGCCTGGCCTGCAAGAACGCGATCCTGATCGTCGAGTTTGCCAAGGACAAGCAAGAGGAAGGCCTCGACCCGCTGGCCGCGGTGCTGGAAGCCTGCCGCCTGCGTCTGCGGCCGATCCTGATGACCTCCTTCGCCTTCATCATGGGCGTGGTGCCCCTGGTGATCTCCAGCGGCGCCGGTGCGGAAATGCGTCATGCCATGGGTGTCGCGGTGTTCTCCGGGATGCTCGGGGTGACCTTCTTCGGCCTGCTGCTGACTCCGGTGTTCTATGTACTGATCCGCAACTACGTGGAGCGCAGCGAGGCGCGCAAAGCCGCCCGTGCTCTGCAACTGGAGGCGCAACAATGAGTTCCAAAGTCTTCCTGCCGAGCCTGCTGGTGCTGGCCCTGAGTGCCTGCGCCGTCGGTCCGGACTACCAGACTCCAACCACCGAGGCGGCGCACATCAGCGCCGCCACCGATGGCGCTGCGGGCCAGAAGAACTTCGACCGCGCACGCTTCGAAGGCATCTGGTGGCAGCAGTTCGATGACCCGACTCTCAACCAGCTGGTGAGCAAATCGTTGCAGGGCAACCGTGAACTGCGGGTGGCCTTCGCCCGCCTGCGGGCCGCCCGGGCGATTCGCGATGACGCCAGCAATGACGCCATGCCCACCATCACCAGCCGCGCCAGCAGCGACCTGGCCAAGGGGCAGATCCCCGGCCAGACCACCAAGCGAGTGAACAGCGAGCGCTACGACCTGGGCCTGGACATGGCCTGGGAGCTGGACCTGTTCGGCCGCATCCAGCGCAACCTGGAAGCCACCGACGCCGACCAGCAGGCCGCCGAGGCCGACCTCTACCAACTGCAGGTGACCATGATCGCCGAGCTGGTGGACGCCTACGGCCAGTTGCGCGGCGCACAGCTGCGGGAAAAGATCGCCCTGGCCAACCTGGACAACCAGCAGGAGTCGCGCAAGATCACCGAAAGCCTGCGCGACGCCGGGGTCGGCGACCAGCTCGATGTGGTCCGCGCCGACGCCCGCCTGGCTTCGGTGGAAGCCAGCGTGCCGCAGTTGCAGGCCGAGCAGACCCGCCAGCGCAACCGCATCGCCACCCTGCTGGGTGAACGCCCGGACAAGCTCAGCGTCGACCTGTCGCCGGCGCAGCTGCCGGCCATTGCCAAGGCCCTGCCGATTGGCGACCCGGGCGAGCTGCTGCAACGCCGGCCGGACATTCTCAGCGCCGAACGCAAGCTGGCAGCGGCCACCGCGCGCATCGGCGTGGCCAAGGCCGACCTGTTCCCACGGGTCAGCCTCAGCGGCTTCCTCGGCTTCACTGCCGGGCGCGGTTCGCAGATCGGCTCCTCGGCGGCCAATGCCTGGGCCCTGGGCCCGAGCATCACCTGGGCGGCCTTCGACCTGGGCAGTGTGCGAGCCCGCCTGCGCGGCGCCGACGCCAATGCCGACGGCGCCCTGGCCAGCTACGAGCAGCAGGTGCTGCTGGCCCTGGAGGAATCGGAAAACGCCTTCAGCGACTACGGCAAGCGCCAGCAACGGCTGATCTCCCTGATTCGCCAGAGCGAATCCAGCCGCGCCGCCGCGGACCTGGCCGAGATCCGCTACCGCGAAGGCACCGTGGACTTCCTGGTGCTGCTCGATGCCCAGCGTGAACGCCTGGCCGCCGAAGACTCCCAGGCCCAGGCCGAAGTCGACCTGTACCGCGGCATCGTCGCCATCTACAAGGCCCTGGGTGGTGGCTGGCAACCGGAGACGGTAGCCAGCAAGTAAGGATTTGCAACGAGCTCCTTTGGTTGGCCGCAACCAACCAATGTTTGGCCCCGTGGATCATTCGGTCGCGGGGCTTTTTTTTGCCCGGCTCAAGGGTCTCTTCGCCGGCAAGCCGGCTCCTAAAAGAGCCCGCGCAACGCATGGCCCCGAATACATGGCCCCGGTAGGAGCTGGCTTGCCAGCGAAGGCGCCCGCCAGAACACCGCCCACCCCAAGCCCGTTGATAGAGGCCGTCGATCATGTGGTTGGCCATTGCGATTGGACAGCCCCACAGCGCGCTCCTACTCTTCACTCGCCGCGTAATCGCCCTGGCCTCCGCCCCCATGATTGTCCGCCCCAAGCCGAACCTGATCGGCATCCTCTTCGCCCTCAAGGGCTCGATTGCCAAGCGCATTGCCCTGCGCTGCGTACTGGTCACACTGCTGGCCTCGGTGATCGTGCTGGTGGAAACCCTGCAACCGAGCTATTTCTCCAAGGTCAACGCCACGCCCTTCACCCTGCTGGGGCTGTCGCTGTCGATCTTCATGAGTTTTCGCAACAACGCCTGCTACGACCGCTGGTGGGAAGGCCGCAAGCAATTGGGGCAGTTGATCATCGAGGTGCGTTCGCTGATCCGTGAAAGCCTGATCATCGACGGCCACCCCGAGCGCGAGGGCATGCTGCGCGACCTGTGCGGCTTTGCCCACAGCCTGATCGCCCGCCTGCGCCATGAAGACGAGGCCGCCGCCCTGCGCCCCTGGGCCCAGGCCAGCCTCGACCCCGGCCACCCGAACCTCACCGACGCGCAGTTGCAACGCATCGGCCAGCGCTGCTCGCAGTGGGCCCAGCAGGGGCTCATCAGCGAATGGCGCTACACCCAGCTGGAAACCCGGCTGGTCAGCCTGAGCCTGGTGCAGGCCGCCTGCGAGCGGATCCAGAACACCCCGCTGCCCTTCCCCTACACCCTGCTGCTGCACCGCACCATCTACCTGTTCTGCATCCTCCTGCCGTTCGCCATGGCCGAGCCCCTGGGCTGGCTGACGCCGATCTTCACCGCCATTGTCAGCTACACCTTCCTGGGCCTGGACGAGATCGGCGACGACCTCGAAGACCCTTTCGGCTATGACGACAACGACCTGCCGTGCAGCGCTCTATTGCGCGGCCTGGAGCGCGAAGTCCTGGCGGCGCTGGGGCAAACCGAGCTGCCGCCGCTGCTGGAGCCGCAGGAGTACGTGCTGACCTGAACCGGGGTTTGACTCAAGCCGGTTCCTGACCGAAGCTTGCGCCTTCCAAAAGTCGCCAGCTTCCGGATTCCTGCATGTCCCAGCCCCGCCGCTACCTGCTGATCAGCCTGCTTACCGTCGTCGTCCTGGCCCTGGCCTGGAGCTTTCTGCGCAGCAGCCCGCCGCAGGTTCCCGAGGCCATCAAGCATGGCTACAGCGCGGCACTGGAAAAAGCCCGCAACGGCCAGCCTGGCGCGGCGCGCGTGCTCTACCAGCAGTTGGGCCGGCCCGACCTCGACGACCAGCAGCGCATCCGCCTGCTGGCAGTGCTGGCCAACTACCCCAGCCCCCAGGCATTGAAACTGGCGGACGCCGACCTCTATCACCCTTCTGCCGAGGTGCGCAAAGCGGCGATCAAGAGCGTGCTCGGCCTGGTGCCCAGTGGCCAGCGCAGCCTGCTGCTGGGGCCGTTGCTGGACGATCACGAACAGAGCGTGCGCTTCGCCACGGTGGACGCCCTGCTGGGCCTGAGCCCCGACGACCAGGGCCTGTACTTCGGCCCGTTGCAGCAGGTGATCGACGAATACACCCAAGTGCTCAAGACCCGCGGCGACAACGTCGAGGCCCAGTACCAGCTGGCTCGCCTGTACCTGCACAATGCCGACCTGATCAAGGCCCAGCAGACCCTGGAACAGGCCCTGCGCCTGGCCCCGGACAACCTGCAGGCAGTGGTGCTGCAGATCGAAGTGCTGGACAAGCAGGGCCAGAGCGATGCCGCCCGCCAATTGCTGGCCAAGCAGTTGCAGGCACAGCAGGATTCGGCCTACCTGCAACATGCCCTGGGGCTCTGGCTGCTGCACCATGGCCAGGGCGAGTTCGCCCTGCTCGGCTTGTCCCGGGCGGTGGAACTGGAGCCTAACAACGCCGCCTACCGCTACGACCTGGCCACCACCCTGCACAGCGAACAGGAGCTGGAAGCGGCGCAGAAGCAACTGGAGGAAATCGTCCAGCGCCAGCCCTACAACCGCAAGGCGCGGGTGCTGCTGATCAGCTACTGGAAGGAAAGCGGCCAGTTGCAGAACGTCCAGGTCCTGCTGGCCCAGCTGGAACAGCAGAACCCCGACGACCCGGCCCTGCAGCAGGGCCTGTAGCCGCCCCCCGGGCCTTGCCTCGCGATCCCCAGCCAAACCTTTGGCGCCCTTGAGCCCCCCCCGCGCCTGCTGCGTCGCAATGCCGCCCAAGCCGTTCGCAGCCTGCGCCAGCGGCTACAAGAGCCAGCACAAAACCTGTAGCCGCTGCCGAGCCTGCGAGGCTGCGAAAAGGCCCGCAGGGCCTTGCCTGGCAATCCCCAGCCGAACCTTTGGCACCCTTGCCCCCCCTGCGCCTGCTGTGCTCAGCAGCGGCTCCACGGCGACAAAAGGTTGAACCGTGCCAGCGGCAGGCGGTCAAGTGATTTATCAGCGATATCAAGGTGCTCGACGCCGTCGCCGATCACTTGGACCTATTTGCGAGGGCATTGTTTGTCGACCTCATCTGCGTTGCTCAGCGAAAAAGCCGCCACCGGCATCGAAGGCCTGGACGATATTCTCTCCGGCGGATTGTCACGTAGCCATGTGTTCCTGCTGGAAGGCGAACCCGGTACCGGCAAGACCACCGTGGCCTTGCATTTTCTGCGGGCCGGCGCCGCCGCCGGCGAGCGCTGCCTGTACATCACCCTCTCGGAAACCGAGCGCGAGTTGCGCCAGGGCGCGCAATCCCACGGCTGGCAACTGGATGAGAACATCCACATCTTCGAGCTGATCCCGCCGGAAAGCCTGCTCAACGCCGAGCACCAGCAAAGCCTGCTGTACTCCTCGGACCTGGAGCTGGGGGAAGCCACGCGGCAGATCTTCGAAGTGGTGGAGCGGGTCAAGCCGACCCGGGTGGTGCTCGACAGCCTTTCGGAAATCCGCCTGCTGGCGCAAAGCTCCCTGCGCTACCGGCGGCAGATCCTGGCGATCAAGCACTACTTCGTGCGCTATGACGCCACCGTCCTGCTGCTGGACGACCTGACCACCGAATCCCTGGACAAGACCGTGCACAGCGTGGCCCATGGGGTGATCCGCCTGGAAGAACTGACCCCCAGCTACGGCGCCGAACGCCGGCGCATCCGGGTGGTGAAATACCGCGGCCAGAAGTACCGCGGCGGCTTCCATGACTTCACCATCATGGGCGACGGGGTCCAGGTGTTTCCGCGCCTGGTGGCCGCCGAGCACCGCGGTCAATACCAGCGCCTGACCCTGACCAGCGGCATCACCGAGATGGACGCGCTGCTGGGGGGCGGCATCGAGACCGGCTCCAGCACCCTGATCCTCGGCCCCGCCGGCACCGGCAAATCGCTGATCTCGATGATCTTCGCAGCGGCCGCCGTAGCCAGGGGAGAGAAAGCCGCGCTGTTCATCTTCGATGAGGAGCTGGGGCTGCTGTTCGAGCGCATGCGCAACATGGGCATCGACCTCAAGGCGCTGCAGGCCAGCGGCAACCTGATCATCGAACAGGTGGACGCCGCCGAGCTCTCGCCGGGGGAGCTGTCCTACCGGGTGCGACGCTGCGTCGACCAGGAGCGGATCAAGACCGTGGTGATCGACAGCATCAACGGCTACCAGGCAGCGATGCCCGAGGAAAATGCCTTGGTGCTGCACATGCACGAATTGCTGCTGTACCTCAACCGCCAGGGCGCCGCCACCTTCATGACAGTGGCCCAGCATGGCCTGGTGGGCGACATGCAGGCCCCGGTGGACATCACCTACCTGGCCGACACCGTGATCCTGCTGCGTTACTTCGAGGCCCTGGGCAAGGTGCGCCGGGCCATTTCCATCATCAAGAAACGCACCGGCAGCCACGAGTCGACCATTCGTGAATACCGCATTAGCGCTCGTGGCCTGACCATAGGCGAGCCCCTGGAAGCCTTCCAGGGCGTGCTGCGGGGCGTACCCACTTACCTGGGCGAGAGCAAACCCCTGCTCAGGGATGAGGGCCAATGAGCCCCGACCTGGACTTTTCCGAACGGGCTCTGGTGCTCACGCCCCACGGGCGTGACAGCCAACTGGCGCAGATGATGCTCAAGGAGGCCGGCTTCAGCAGCCTGATCACCCCGCACCTGCCCGCCCTGTGCGAGCAGCTGGAGCACGGCGCCGGGCTGGCGATCATCGCCGCCGAAGCCTTGCGCGGGGTCGACCTGGAGCCCCTGCTGCGCCACCTGGAACAGCAACCGGCGTGGTCGGACCTGCCCATCGTGCTGCTGACCCAGCACGGCGGCCCCGAGCAGAACCCGGCATCGCGCTTCAGCGAGCCCCTGGGCAACGTCAGCTTTCTGGAACGGCCCTTCCACCCGGCGACCCTGATCAGCCTGGTCAGCGCCGCCCTGCGGGGCAGGCGCCGGCAGTACGACGCCCGCGACCGGCTGATCGACCTGAGCCAGAGCGAACTGCGCCTGCAACGCACCCTGGAGACCCTGGAACAGCAGGTGGAAGAACGCACCGCACAACTGCGGCACAACGAAGAAGCCCTGCGCCAGTCACAGAAGATGGAAGCCGTGGGGCAACTCACCGGCGGCATCGCCCACGACTTCAACAACATGCTCACCGGCATCATCGGCAGCCTGGAGCTGTTGCGCCGGCGCCTGGCCCGGGGCCGCACCGAGGACCTGGACAGCCTGATCGACCTGGGGGTGACCTCGGCCAACCGCGCCGCCGGCCTGACCCACCGCCTGCTGGCCTTCTCCAGGCGCCAGTCGCTGGACTCCAAGCCGGTGGAGATGAACG
The DNA window shown above is from Pseudomonas protegens CHA0 and carries:
- a CDS encoding efflux transporter outer membrane subunit → MSSKVFLPSLLVLALSACAVGPDYQTPTTEAAHISAATDGAAGQKNFDRARFEGIWWQQFDDPTLNQLVSKSLQGNRELRVAFARLRAARAIRDDASNDAMPTITSRASSDLAKGQIPGQTTKRVNSERYDLGLDMAWELDLFGRIQRNLEATDADQQAAEADLYQLQVTMIAELVDAYGQLRGAQLREKIALANLDNQQESRKITESLRDAGVGDQLDVVRADARLASVEASVPQLQAEQTRQRNRIATLLGERPDKLSVDLSPAQLPAIAKALPIGDPGELLQRRPDILSAERKLAAATARIGVAKADLFPRVSLSGFLGFTAGRGSQIGSSAANAWALGPSITWAAFDLGSVRARLRGADANADGALASYEQQVLLALEESENAFSDYGKRQQRLISLIRQSESSRAAADLAEIRYREGTVDFLVLLDAQRERLAAEDSQAQAEVDLYRGIVAIYKALGGGWQPETVASK
- a CDS encoding efflux RND transporter permease subunit codes for the protein MNFSQFFISRPIFAAVLSLLILIAGAISLFQLPISEYPEVVPPTVVVRANFPGANPKVIGETVAAPLEQAITGVENMLYMSSQSTADGKITLTITFALGTDLDNAQVQVQNRVTRTQPKLPEEVTRIGITVDKASPDLTMVVHLTSPDKRYDMLYLSNYALLNIKDELARLGGVGDVQLFGMGDYSLRVWLDPNKTASRNLTATDVVTAIREQNRQVAAGALGAPPAPTATSFQLSVNTQGRLVTEEEFENIIIRSGEDGEITRLKDIARIELGSSQYALRSLLNNQPAVAIPIFQRPGSNAIEISNEVRAKMAELKQSFPQGMDFSIVYDPTIFVRGSIEAVVHTLFEALILVVLVVILFLQTWRASIIPLVAVPVSLIGTFAVMHLFGFSLNALSLFGLVLAIGIVVDDAIVVVENVERNIGLGLNPVEATKRAMREVTGPIIATALVLCAVFVPAAFISGLTGQFYKQFALTIAISTVISAFNSLTLSPALAAVLLKEHHAPKDRFSKILDKLLGGWLFKPFNRFFDRASHGYVGTVRRVIRGSGIALFLYAGLMVLTWFGFAHTPTGFVPAQDKQYLVAFAQLPDAASLDRTEDVIKRMSDIALKQPGVESAVAFPGLSINGFTNSPNNGIVFVTLKPFDERKDPSMSAGAIAGALNGKYADIQDAYMAIFPPPPVQGLGTIGGFRLQVEDRSGLGYDELYKEVQNVITKSRSVPELAGLFTSYQVNVPQVDAAIDREKAKTHGVAISDIFDTLQIYLGSLYANDFNRFGRTYQVNVQAEQQFRLEPEQIGQLKVRNNKGEMIPLATFIKVSDTAGPDRVMHYNGFVTAEINGAAAPGYSSGQAEAAIEKLLKEELPNGMTYEWTELTYQQILAGNTALFVFPLCVLLAFLVLAAQYESWSLPLAVILIVPMTLLSAITGVIVSGGDNNIFTQIGLIVLVGLACKNAILIVEFAKDKQEEGLDPLAAVLEACRLRLRPILMTSFAFIMGVVPLVISSGAGAEMRHAMGVAVFSGMLGVTFFGLLLTPVFYVLIRNYVERSEARKAARALQLEAQQ
- a CDS encoding tetratricopeptide repeat protein, which translates into the protein MSQPRRYLLISLLTVVVLALAWSFLRSSPPQVPEAIKHGYSAALEKARNGQPGAARVLYQQLGRPDLDDQQRIRLLAVLANYPSPQALKLADADLYHPSAEVRKAAIKSVLGLVPSGQRSLLLGPLLDDHEQSVRFATVDALLGLSPDDQGLYFGPLQQVIDEYTQVLKTRGDNVEAQYQLARLYLHNADLIKAQQTLEQALRLAPDNLQAVVLQIEVLDKQGQSDAARQLLAKQLQAQQDSAYLQHALGLWLLHHGQGEFALLGLSRAVELEPNNAAYRYDLATTLHSEQELEAAQKQLEEIVQRQPYNRKARVLLISYWKESGQLQNVQVLLAQLEQQNPDDPALQQGL
- a CDS encoding ATPase domain-containing protein, which produces MSTSSALLSEKAATGIEGLDDILSGGLSRSHVFLLEGEPGTGKTTVALHFLRAGAAAGERCLYITLSETERELRQGAQSHGWQLDENIHIFELIPPESLLNAEHQQSLLYSSDLELGEATRQIFEVVERVKPTRVVLDSLSEIRLLAQSSLRYRRQILAIKHYFVRYDATVLLLDDLTTESLDKTVHSVAHGVIRLEELTPSYGAERRRIRVVKYRGQKYRGGFHDFTIMGDGVQVFPRLVAAEHRGQYQRLTLTSGITEMDALLGGGIETGSSTLILGPAGTGKSLISMIFAAAAVARGEKAALFIFDEELGLLFERMRNMGIDLKALQASGNLIIEQVDAAELSPGELSYRVRRCVDQERIKTVVIDSINGYQAAMPEENALVLHMHELLLYLNRQGAATFMTVAQHGLVGDMQAPVDITYLADTVILLRYFEALGKVRRAISIIKKRTGSHESTIREYRISARGLTIGEPLEAFQGVLRGVPTYLGESKPLLRDEGQ
- a CDS encoding bestrophin family protein; translation: MIVRPKPNLIGILFALKGSIAKRIALRCVLVTLLASVIVLVETLQPSYFSKVNATPFTLLGLSLSIFMSFRNNACYDRWWEGRKQLGQLIIEVRSLIRESLIIDGHPEREGMLRDLCGFAHSLIARLRHEDEAAALRPWAQASLDPGHPNLTDAQLQRIGQRCSQWAQQGLISEWRYTQLETRLVSLSLVQAACERIQNTPLPFPYTLLLHRTIYLFCILLPFAMAEPLGWLTPIFTAIVSYTFLGLDEIGDDLEDPFGYDDNDLPCSALLRGLEREVLAALGQTELPPLLEPQEYVLT